Proteins encoded together in one Corynebacterium liangguodongii window:
- a CDS encoding multifunctional oxoglutarate decarboxylase/oxoglutarate dehydrogenase thiamine pyrophosphate-binding subunit/dihydrolipoyllysine-residue succinyltransferase subunit, whose amino-acid sequence MSSDSTFGQNDWLVDEMYQQYQQDPSSVDPEWRDLFARDSSSKVTSGGSVATPASGTTSAGAERKKTDPRVSRTTGAPSQDGRATHVDEALKPAKPARRKTASPLEKLGSVEREPGEKQLKGIYKSIAKNMDASLSLPTATSVRDMPVKLMFENRSLVNDHLTRTRGGKISFTHIIGYAVVKAAQLHPGMNVNYKVENGKPFVVQPEHINLGLAIDLPQKDGTRALVVASIKECENLSFDKFVEGYEDIVTRARDNKLTVDDFQGVTIQLTNPGGIGTRHSIPRLTNGIGTIVGVGAMDYPAEFAGASEDRLAELGVGKLVTLTSTYDHRVVQGAESGEFLRTISQLLIDDAFWDEIFAAMGIPYAPLRWAQDLPNSGINKDTRVMQLIEAYRSRGHLIADTNPLSWHQPGLPKPDSRDLDMETHGLTLWDLDRTFHVGGFGGKETMTLREVLSRLRAAYTLHVGAEYTHILDRDEREWLRDRIEAGMPKPTNAEQKYILQKLNAAEAFENFLQTKYLGQKRFSLEGAETLIPLMDAVIDTAAGQGLEEVVIGMPHRGRLNVLFNIVGKPVSTIFNEFEGNMQSAQQGGSGDVKYHLGFEGEHIQMFGDGEIKVSLAANPSHLEAVDPVMVGMARAKDDEASRTKGRTDHPIVPLMLHGDASFAGLGIVQETLNLSNLTGYTVGGTVHIVVNNQIGFTTTPDSGRSTYYATDLAKGFDCPVFHVNGDDPEAAAWVAQLATEYRREFGKDVFIDLICYRLRGHNEADDPTVTQPLMYEKIQAHPTVRTRYTNDLIGRGDITADEADIAAQDFHDQLDSVFSDVKASEGKPSEQTGITEAQELTTGLSTNISKETFARLADAYANLPADFTPNKRLNSVLKKRGASLSEGDIDWGWGELLAFGSLAEQGKLVRLAGEDSQRGTFTQRHAVLYDPETGDLLNPLDVNAVNAGNGGRFQVFNSALTEYAGLGFEYGYTIGNRSAVVAWEAQFGDFANGGQTIIDEYISSGETKWGQLSGLIALLPHGYEGQGPDHSSARIERFLQLVAEGSMTVAQPSTPANHFHLLRRQALGDMKRPLIVFTPKSMLRNKAAVSQPSDFIEVDRFQSVIDDPFFVERGNTKVAGADHSKVTTILLCSGKIYWELDKRRQKDKRDDVAIVRIEMLHPIPFNRLSDAFANYPNAKQIRFVQDEPANQGPWPFYNEHLRQLVDNMPEMVRVSRRSQSTTATGVAKVHQQEERQLIDEAFAV is encoded by the coding sequence GTGAGCAGCGACAGCACTTTCGGGCAAAACGACTGGTTAGTCGACGAGATGTACCAGCAGTATCAACAGGACCCGAGCTCCGTTGACCCGGAGTGGCGCGACCTGTTTGCACGGGACAGCTCATCAAAGGTCACCTCCGGGGGGAGCGTTGCTACCCCCGCTTCGGGCACGACGTCCGCCGGCGCAGAGCGCAAGAAGACCGATCCCCGTGTCTCCCGCACCACCGGCGCGCCGAGCCAGGACGGCCGCGCAACCCACGTGGACGAAGCGTTAAAGCCGGCCAAACCGGCCCGCAGGAAGACAGCTTCCCCGTTAGAGAAACTCGGCTCCGTGGAGCGCGAGCCCGGCGAGAAGCAGCTCAAGGGCATCTACAAGTCCATCGCCAAGAACATGGATGCGTCTCTGTCGCTGCCGACGGCAACGTCGGTGCGAGACATGCCTGTCAAGCTCATGTTCGAAAACCGCTCCTTGGTCAACGATCACCTCACCCGCACACGGGGCGGCAAGATCTCCTTTACGCACATCATTGGCTACGCCGTGGTCAAGGCAGCCCAGCTCCACCCGGGCATGAACGTCAATTACAAGGTGGAAAACGGCAAGCCGTTCGTCGTCCAGCCGGAGCACATCAACCTCGGCCTCGCCATCGACCTGCCACAGAAGGACGGCACCCGCGCCCTCGTCGTCGCTTCGATCAAAGAGTGCGAGAACCTCTCCTTTGACAAGTTCGTCGAGGGCTACGAAGACATTGTCACCAGGGCCCGGGACAACAAGCTCACCGTCGATGACTTCCAGGGGGTGACCATCCAGCTGACCAACCCCGGCGGCATTGGCACCCGCCACTCCATCCCGCGGTTGACCAACGGTATCGGCACCATCGTCGGCGTCGGGGCGATGGACTACCCCGCTGAGTTCGCCGGCGCCTCCGAGGACCGACTGGCTGAACTCGGTGTGGGCAAGCTCGTGACGCTAACCTCTACCTACGACCACCGCGTGGTCCAGGGCGCGGAGTCGGGCGAGTTCCTGCGCACCATCTCGCAGCTGCTTATCGATGACGCATTCTGGGACGAGATCTTCGCCGCGATGGGCATCCCCTACGCCCCGCTGCGGTGGGCGCAGGACCTGCCGAACTCCGGCATCAACAAGGACACCCGCGTCATGCAGCTCATCGAGGCCTACCGCTCCCGCGGCCACCTCATCGCGGATACGAACCCGCTGAGCTGGCACCAGCCCGGCCTGCCGAAGCCGGATTCGCGCGACCTCGATATGGAGACCCACGGGCTGACTCTGTGGGACCTCGACCGCACGTTCCACGTCGGCGGGTTCGGCGGCAAGGAAACGATGACGCTGCGCGAGGTACTCTCTCGCCTGCGCGCGGCCTACACCCTCCACGTTGGCGCCGAATACACTCACATCCTCGACCGCGACGAGCGCGAGTGGCTGCGCGACCGCATCGAGGCCGGAATGCCGAAGCCGACCAACGCCGAGCAGAAGTACATTCTGCAAAAGCTCAATGCCGCGGAAGCATTTGAGAACTTCCTGCAGACGAAGTACCTCGGCCAGAAGCGCTTCTCCCTCGAGGGCGCGGAGACCCTCATCCCGCTCATGGACGCGGTCATCGACACCGCGGCGGGCCAGGGCCTCGAGGAAGTCGTCATCGGTATGCCGCATCGCGGCCGCCTCAACGTCTTGTTCAACATCGTGGGCAAGCCCGTCTCCACCATCTTCAACGAGTTCGAGGGCAACATGCAGTCCGCCCAGCAGGGTGGCTCCGGCGACGTGAAATACCACCTCGGCTTCGAGGGCGAGCACATCCAGATGTTCGGCGACGGTGAGATCAAGGTCTCGCTCGCTGCCAACCCCTCCCACCTCGAGGCCGTTGACCCGGTCATGGTGGGCATGGCGCGCGCGAAAGACGACGAGGCAAGCCGCACGAAGGGCCGCACGGACCACCCGATCGTGCCGCTCATGCTTCATGGCGACGCCTCCTTCGCCGGGCTTGGCATCGTGCAAGAGACGCTCAACCTGTCCAACCTCACCGGCTACACCGTGGGCGGCACCGTGCACATCGTGGTGAACAACCAGATCGGCTTTACCACTACCCCGGACTCCGGCCGCTCGACGTACTACGCCACCGACCTGGCCAAGGGCTTCGATTGCCCGGTCTTCCACGTCAACGGCGACGACCCCGAGGCTGCGGCCTGGGTCGCGCAGCTCGCCACCGAGTACCGCCGCGAGTTTGGCAAGGACGTCTTCATCGACCTCATCTGCTACCGCCTGCGCGGCCACAACGAGGCCGACGACCCGACGGTGACCCAGCCGCTGATGTACGAGAAGATCCAGGCCCACCCGACGGTGCGCACCCGCTACACCAACGACCTGATCGGCCGCGGCGACATCACCGCCGACGAGGCGGACATCGCCGCGCAGGACTTCCACGACCAGCTGGATTCCGTCTTCTCCGACGTCAAGGCCAGCGAAGGCAAGCCGAGCGAGCAGACGGGCATCACCGAGGCTCAGGAGCTGACCACCGGCCTGAGCACGAACATCTCAAAGGAGACCTTCGCCCGCCTGGCCGACGCGTACGCCAACTTGCCGGCGGACTTCACGCCGAACAAGCGGCTGAACTCGGTGTTGAAGAAGCGTGGGGCGTCGCTAAGCGAAGGCGACATCGACTGGGGCTGGGGCGAGCTGCTCGCCTTCGGCTCGCTCGCCGAGCAGGGCAAGCTCGTCCGTCTCGCCGGCGAGGACTCCCAGCGCGGCACGTTTACCCAGCGCCACGCTGTGCTCTACGACCCGGAGACCGGAGACCTGCTCAACCCGCTCGACGTCAACGCGGTCAACGCCGGCAACGGCGGGCGCTTCCAGGTGTTTAACTCGGCGCTTACCGAATACGCAGGCCTCGGCTTCGAGTACGGCTACACCATTGGCAACCGTTCAGCGGTCGTCGCGTGGGAGGCCCAGTTCGGCGACTTCGCCAACGGCGGCCAGACCATCATCGACGAATACATCTCCTCCGGCGAGACGAAGTGGGGCCAGCTCTCCGGGCTCATCGCCCTTCTCCCCCACGGATACGAGGGCCAGGGACCGGATCACTCCTCGGCGCGCATCGAGCGCTTCCTGCAGCTCGTCGCCGAGGGCTCAATGACGGTTGCTCAGCCGTCTACCCCGGCGAACCACTTCCACCTCCTGCGTCGCCAGGCCCTCGGCGACATGAAGCGTCCGCTCATCGTCTTCACCCCGAAGTCGATGCTGCGCAACAAGGCCGCGGTCTCGCAGCCGTCCGACTTCATCGAGGTCGATCGATTCCAGTCCGTCATCGACGATCCCTTCTTCGTCGAGCGCGGAAACACCAAGGTCGCAGGCGCGGACCACTCGAAGGTGACCACGATCCTCCTGTGCTCGGGCAAGATCTACTGGGAGCTGGACAAGCGCCGCCAGAAGGACAAGCGCGACGACGTGGCCATCGTGCGCATCGAGATGCTCCACCCCATCCCGTTCAACCGCCTCTCCGACGCGTTTGCCAACTACCCCAACGCGAAGCAGATCCGGTTTGTTCAGGATGAGCCCGCCAACCAGGGCCCGTGGCCGTTCTACAACGAGCACCTGCGCCAGCTCGTGGACAATATGCCGGAGATGGTCCGCGTCTCCCGCCGCTCCCAGTCGACGACGGCGACCGGCGTGGCCAAGGTGCACCAGCAGGAAGAGCGCCAGCTCATCGACGAGGCCTTCGCCGTCTAG
- a CDS encoding ABC transporter ATP-binding protein, translating to MRRPAGGSSAVGAARPFPRLFYRALAANRAAAAAAFGAAIIAAFAQASLPALTGRAVDVATGEAAGSVGPIAWAMVGLALLTYALSWVRRHSSGHLAASSQHWVRTGLLETLQRLDGPGQDDIVTGEIISRSISDLNQFHVVLGSAPMFLTRALQLAATLVIMAAMDLRLTALSLAFMPLILWEANRSRRALYAATWVNQHAAADVASHVEQTVSGVRVVKAFGREDREIDRLDELGRRLYAAKMRTARLTARFQPVLSQLPKLALVVTIVLGGLIAAGGGISVGGFVAFTAYLSSMSSLMSMLTNQYVRLQMGMSSLDRLDEVLTLSPQRAEPADALSPPPGALGIEFDSVSYSSGGERVLDGFSLKARPGEVVALVGPAGAGKSMAVALAGAFYAPDAGSISLLDASGKRTDYSRLHSADIRSKVTCVFDEAFLFSSSIRDNIAMDSGATDAEVRAAARMAAAASFIEELPEGYDTVVGERGLTLSGGQRQRIALARALLSSPKVLLLDDATSAIDAETEAVILDNLRAHLAGVTVIAVAHRQSTVDRAERVAVVERGRVVELGPRDAVVATPAYRALMEPDDDAPARPAVIPREELWPEVQRTPRVGTATPELLARIRALPPATEDPGLGAGARAALRNPVGEFSLSRLFRAVRWLIAATVALLVVGVLAELALPTLIRAAIDRGIVPGDTGALWVVGAAALGVVVCAWAAESLVTTLSARAGERLLYGLRLRSYAHLQQLGLSYFERNLSGRIMTRMTTDIDTLSSFLQTGLAQSIVAAGTLVGVVVMLVATDRQLTLVALAAVPVIVAATVVFRILSKRYYHAARAQISLVNGEFAERIGGIRITQTHRAEAASLASFAAASESYRRMRMRSVNLLALYFPGMQAISQVMTAAVVGAGAGRVASGDLSVGVLVAFTMYLGLLYGPIQQLGALFDSWQQATVSFGRITELLSTRTTVADTGRAPGAAEAARGPLEMDAVSFSYDPAGGEAALVLRDVTVTFAPGETVALVGPTGAGKSTIIKLLARFYDPTEGAIRASSRDIARFPLKDWRRALAQVPQEAYLFPGTVAENIAYGVDRATEEQIEAAVARIGALGIIASIPGGFNHDVGERGRGLSSGQRQIIALARAEMLEPGVVLFDEATATLDPATEALVLEATEHTAAGRTAIIVAHRLATARRADRILVVNQGRIMEDGSHDELLAAGGQYARMWSAHR from the coding sequence GCTTGAAACGCTGCAGCGACTCGACGGGCCGGGCCAAGACGACATCGTCACCGGCGAGATCATCTCGCGCTCGATCTCGGACCTCAACCAGTTCCACGTCGTGCTTGGCTCGGCGCCGATGTTTCTCACGCGCGCGCTGCAGCTCGCCGCCACCCTGGTCATCATGGCGGCGATGGACTTACGCCTCACGGCGCTCTCGCTGGCGTTCATGCCTCTCATTTTGTGGGAAGCCAATCGTTCCCGCCGCGCGCTCTACGCCGCGACCTGGGTCAACCAACACGCCGCCGCGGATGTGGCCAGCCACGTTGAGCAAACGGTCTCCGGCGTACGCGTGGTCAAGGCGTTCGGGCGCGAGGACCGCGAGATCGACCGGCTCGATGAGCTCGGCCGCAGGCTTTACGCAGCGAAGATGCGAACGGCCCGACTCACCGCCCGCTTCCAGCCCGTTTTGTCGCAGCTCCCGAAGCTGGCGCTCGTGGTCACCATCGTCCTCGGCGGCCTCATCGCGGCGGGAGGCGGCATCAGCGTGGGCGGCTTCGTCGCGTTTACCGCCTACCTCTCGTCGATGTCGTCGCTGATGTCGATGCTCACCAACCAGTACGTGCGGCTGCAGATGGGCATGAGCTCGCTCGACCGCCTCGATGAGGTCCTCACCCTCTCGCCGCAGCGCGCGGAGCCCGCCGATGCGCTCTCCCCTCCGCCCGGCGCGTTGGGCATTGAGTTCGACTCCGTGTCCTACTCGTCCGGCGGCGAACGCGTGCTCGACGGGTTCAGCCTCAAAGCGCGCCCCGGCGAGGTCGTCGCGCTCGTTGGACCGGCCGGGGCGGGCAAGTCGATGGCGGTGGCGCTCGCGGGCGCGTTCTACGCCCCAGATGCGGGCAGCATCTCGCTTCTCGACGCCTCAGGGAAACGCACCGATTATTCCCGCCTCCACTCCGCCGACATCCGGTCGAAGGTGACCTGCGTGTTCGACGAGGCGTTTTTGTTCTCTTCCTCCATCCGGGACAACATCGCGATGGACAGCGGCGCGACCGACGCAGAGGTCCGCGCCGCTGCCCGGATGGCTGCTGCGGCGAGCTTCATCGAGGAACTACCGGAGGGCTACGACACCGTCGTCGGCGAGCGGGGCCTCACCCTCTCCGGCGGCCAGCGCCAGCGCATCGCCCTGGCTCGCGCTCTGCTCTCCTCCCCCAAGGTGTTGCTGCTTGACGACGCCACGAGCGCCATCGACGCCGAGACCGAGGCGGTCATCCTCGACAACTTGCGGGCTCACCTCGCGGGCGTGACCGTCATCGCCGTGGCGCACCGCCAATCCACCGTCGATCGCGCCGAGCGCGTCGCCGTAGTCGAGCGCGGCCGCGTCGTCGAGCTCGGCCCGCGCGACGCCGTCGTGGCCACGCCGGCCTACCGCGCGCTGATGGAACCGGATGACGATGCGCCCGCTCGCCCCGCCGTCATCCCCCGCGAGGAGCTGTGGCCGGAAGTGCAGCGCACACCCCGCGTCGGCACCGCCACCCCGGAGCTCCTCGCGCGGATACGCGCACTCCCGCCGGCCACCGAGGACCCGGGGCTTGGAGCCGGCGCGCGCGCTGCGCTGCGCAACCCGGTCGGCGAGTTCAGTCTCTCCCGGTTGTTCCGGGCGGTGCGCTGGCTTATCGCCGCAACCGTCGCGCTGCTCGTCGTCGGCGTGCTTGCCGAGCTCGCGCTGCCCACCTTAATCCGCGCCGCGATCGACAGGGGTATCGTCCCCGGCGATACGGGTGCGCTATGGGTGGTCGGGGCCGCAGCGCTCGGCGTCGTCGTGTGCGCGTGGGCCGCCGAATCCTTGGTTACGACGCTTAGCGCGCGTGCCGGCGAGCGGCTGCTCTACGGGTTGCGCCTGCGCAGCTACGCCCACCTGCAGCAGCTGGGGTTGAGCTACTTCGAGCGCAACCTCTCCGGGCGGATTATGACGCGGATGACCACGGACATCGATACCTTGTCGTCTTTTTTGCAAACCGGCTTGGCCCAGTCGATCGTCGCCGCCGGCACGCTCGTCGGCGTTGTTGTCATGCTCGTGGCCACGGACCGCCAGCTCACGCTGGTCGCGCTCGCGGCCGTGCCCGTCATCGTGGCGGCGACGGTGGTCTTCCGGATCCTCTCCAAGCGCTACTACCATGCCGCCCGCGCGCAGATCTCGCTGGTCAACGGGGAGTTTGCCGAGCGCATCGGCGGGATCCGCATCACCCAGACCCACCGCGCCGAGGCGGCCTCGCTCGCCTCCTTCGCGGCCGCCAGCGAGTCCTACCGCCGCATGCGGATGCGCTCGGTGAACCTCTTGGCCCTCTACTTCCCCGGCATGCAGGCTATCTCCCAGGTGATGACGGCCGCGGTCGTCGGCGCCGGGGCCGGACGGGTGGCTAGCGGGGACCTGAGCGTCGGCGTCCTCGTCGCCTTCACGATGTACCTCGGGTTGCTCTACGGGCCCATCCAACAGCTCGGTGCGCTTTTCGATTCATGGCAGCAGGCCACCGTGAGCTTCGGGCGCATCACGGAGCTGCTCTCCACGCGCACGACCGTGGCGGACACCGGGCGCGCCCCGGGCGCCGCCGAGGCCGCCCGCGGGCCGCTCGAAATGGACGCCGTCTCCTTTTCCTACGACCCGGCCGGGGGTGAGGCGGCGCTCGTGCTGCGCGACGTGACCGTCACCTTCGCGCCGGGCGAGACCGTCGCGCTTGTTGGGCCGACGGGCGCGGGGAAATCGACCATCATCAAACTCCTCGCGCGCTTCTACGACCCGACGGAAGGGGCGATTCGGGCGTCGTCACGCGATATTGCCCGCTTCCCCTTAAAGGACTGGCGCCGCGCGCTCGCGCAGGTGCCGCAGGAGGCGTACCTCTTTCCCGGCACGGTGGCCGAGAACATCGCCTACGGGGTCGACAGGGCAACCGAGGAGCAGATCGAGGCCGCCGTGGCGCGCATCGGCGCCCTGGGGATCATCGCGTCGATCCCCGGCGGGTTCAACCACGACGTCGGCGAGCGCGGGCGGGGCTTGAGCTCCGGGCAGCGGCAGATCATCGCGCTCGCGCGCGCAGAGATGCTCGAGCCGGGCGTCGTGCTCTTCGACGAAGCCACCGCCACCCTCGACCCCGCGACCGAGGCGCTGGTGCTGGAAGCGACCGAACACACCGCCGCCGGGCGCACCGCGATCATCGTTGCCCACCGGCTCGCCACCGCGCGGCGGGCCGACCGAATACTCGTTGTCAACCAAGGACGTATCATGGAAGACGGTTCCCACGACGAGCTCCTGGCAGCTGGAGGGCAATACGCCAGGATGTGGTCCGCCCACCGCTAG